GACATTATTCCTCTAAAAGATTTAGGATATTCACAATGgcttaatgaaaaataaaaatatgaaagttTAGTTCCTCATTTTTTTTGTCCGTGATAATCTATTCACTTTTTATTTTATGTGCTAAGATGAATTGGTACTGAGAATAATATATACTACATGATACAAAATATAGCTTTATTAACTAATCTTACCATTTCTGTTGTATTTTAAATAATATCCACTTGAATTTGTTCCTTTAATTTGTTGTTTGAAGCCAGTGAATCATTACCATAGCTTCTTGGTTTTATTTGGCTCAGACCATTGTTTAATTAGTTCACACTGTGATTATTTTCAACTTCATAAAGGAGACAACATTAGCAAGTACCTCTGTCACTGCTAAGGAGGAAATTTCTAATTCACTGAAGTTTTGCGAGTGCCAAAATGGGAAACTAGCAGAAGATGTTGCTGCAGTTCAGGGTGTAAAAATCAGGAGGCGGCCACCAACTGGACCTTCTAAGCATTATGTTGGGCCTTTTGAATTCCGCTTGGAAAATGAAGGAAATACCCCAAGGAACATCCTAGAGAAAATAATATGGGACAAGGAATTGGAAGTGACAAAGGCAATTTCTGATTTAACCTATGACTATTTTTTTACTATTCTTTCTTAATTGGTGAATGCTGACAATTCTTATTTGTGCTTCCCTTTAGTTAAAAGAGAGAAGACCTTTAATCACAATAATGAAAGCCCTAGAGAATGCTCCACCTGTTAGAGATTTTATTGGAACATTGAAGGCATCATACGAACATACAGGTATGCCTGCATTGATAGCAGAGGTCAAAAAGGCTTCTCCAAGTAGAGGTGTGTTACGGGAGAATTTTGATCCAGTGAGTGTTTTGTAtcctagtttattttttatttattctccTAGTTTTGTTCATATTTTGTTAAATGATGGGGTTGACACATTTAGTTAAGCTTCACACTTGTCATTAACTATATAATATTTGTTCATATGCTTTCTGATTCCTACTAATCTCAGGCTATTAATAATCTTGCATATTTGATCATTGTTAAACTTATAAAAGTATATATACATATTTcacttaatgattttttttttaattccatgCCTATCATATACCATCTCAGTGTTTCTTATGGTATCATTTGAGCCTATGTTTCTGTTCTTTTTCGGGTCcactcaagtcaggcaatgaGTGCAACACAACCATCATGTTCTTGTTGATCGGTCCCCCAGTTTGGCAGTGTAAAGACAATTCTTGAGAACAATTTGTGGATACTTTTTCTTACATTGAATCAGTCATCCATACATTTCTGTTTgactagaattttttttatgttgtgtCATTCTTAATTCAGTAGAATAAGCTAAAGTGTTTTATATAAAGCTTTCTGAGCTCTGGTTCAAAAGGACAAACATACTACAAATTACAAAATGTATTTCTTACCTCACACTTCGAGTCTATATAGTGTATGTCTTTCAAGCTGCTATTCGGGATGCTTATTAAAAGGTTTATGTTGGTTACAGCCATTTGCAACTGAGATTTTAAAGGCTGAAATGGCATATCTTAATAGAGGATATACCTTTTCTcatatttatttgaaaaaaatctgGTATTTCACAAGTCAATTTCTTGAAAGATACTGCCATAGATAAAACTGTTGATATTGTTTGTGGGTTTGTTTCTACATTTGGCCACTTACAATCACATTTAAAACAGGTTGAAGTTGCCAACTCATACGAGAAAAATGGAGCAGCATGTATAAGCGTCTTGAccgatgaaaaatattttcaggtAGCATTCTCCTGTTTTATACTTCTTTTTTAACAATATCAATAATACTTGAAGCAATCCTATGGATAGAATGTGATTGATTGAGGCTGTCTGTTTTGCTTCTAGGGAAGCTTTGAGAATCTTGAGGCTATTCGCAGAGCTGGAGTTAAGGTCTATAGTCAATTCTTCCAagttttcttttattctggatGATTCTTTACAAACTATAGTTCTTTCTTGTCGAGCATATCTCATTTTAGTATGATAATCTAATCTAGTAAAAAGTGCAGTGTCCACTTTTGTGCAAAGAGTTTATAGTTGATGCCTGGCAAATCTATTATGCTCGCTCAAAGGGGGCAGATGCAATCCTCCTGATTGCTGCTGTTTTAGTTGATCTTGATATAAAATATTTGACTAAAATCTGTAGGTTGCTTGGCCTAGCAGCATTGATTGAGGTTAGTTAACTTCCTCTATTTCTTTGAAAACACTTGAATGCAGATATTCATCATTTGGATCTTGCTTAGGTGCATAATGAAAGTGAACTGGACCGAGTATTGGGCATAGAGGGTGTACAACTAATTGGCATCAATAACCGTAATCTTGGTATGAGTATGCATATTCCTTTACTGCAAAACCTTTATAGTTATGATCTATGTTGCTCCTTTTCACCTGTAAAGTCAGGGGTGTAATCGAACCGAGCTTTAgttcttaagctcgagctcgtaATAAAATTAGCTTGAGCTTAGTTAGAAAAAAGCTCATTAAAAATTAAACGAGCTTAGCCataagaattatatatatataattaataatacGTTCGCCTTAAACGAACATGTTTGTGAGTTCACTAATCAAATATTGttaagctcgagctcagctcgataatGTTTTCGAGCTTGAAATCGGGCTcaagctcaagctcggctcgttaACTTAATCGAACGAACtcgaataaattttttttttttttttcaaattgagaCCTGAATAGCTCGCGAATGGCTTGACTCGTTTACACCTCTATGTAAAGATGATCATCGTGGCTTTGCGATTTTGGTTTAATGTTGCTGAAACAAATTATTGACAGAAATTAAAGAACCTTTTTAATAAATCAGTTACACCTCAAGTTAAAGCTATCTGGTCCATTCTAACATTGAATTCTTCATATTTTTCCAGAATATAAAACATGGGTTATGGCTTATATTATATGATTTGTTTCTATAATTTGCTTTCACCTTCCTCTATAAGCATATCCACTGTGAACTTGATAAGCCTAAGATTTGTTTCCATGTTTTAGAATATAGATAACCAACACCTTAACTGATCAATTATGAAAGCTCAGGATCTTCAACCTAACTGACCGGTCAGAATATAATATTGCATCTATTGCATGTCTGGACAAGTATTCCTCTCTGCCCTAATCCCCAAAAGTAACTTGGAGTAGTGTGGGTATGTATATTTTGTGGTTGGACAAATGAACAAAGATAATTGTGAACTTTATCTTGTGCATTCTGTATTTCCATTGTCATCTAAAAATTGTAAAGAAAGATTTTTGAACTGGACTTGTTCTGTAATCGTAAGCCCAACTACTTCCTATCTCATAAGTTAGTGATATGCCTAGACTATGTGTTATTTTTCAGGAATAAAGAAGGCTAAGGAGTCAACTCTTTGACCCAAAAAATCTAGCCATGTTCGATATTCATTAGGATTACTTGATGTGCCCAAAATCAATATTGGTTACATTTTGAGGCAGATCTTAGCCAAATTCTCGGGGAATGTTGTGCTTTAATGGTTCTTAGTGTATTTGGTTGGTCTTGTAGAAATATTTGAGCAAGAGATTTCAAATAGAATGGTTAGCTGTCAACCTTAGAGATGATTGTTATAGTCAGTTGTCAAAATTGGTTTTAGAGTTGGGATAAGAATCAGGATAAGGTAGTTAAAGAATCCAACAAGCGTTAGTTACATGGAATCAATGGGaaagtaaaaataatgaaaaatacattttttttcatattacAACAAATCgtgtaaaaaaaaaagtatatttaTTTTGTTACATATCTTAATAATATCATATTTAGCCGATCCCACCTAGTGAAATAatgcttgattgttgttgttttcTTAATAATGTCATATTTATTAACcaataatataaataagaatgtctatttattaatataaattaataaataaaaagggTAGCTCGGTGCACCAAGCTTCCATCATGCGGGGTCCcggagaaggatccattgtacgcagccttaccctgctttttgcaagaggctgttttcaggatttgaacccgtgagCTTTTGATCACAAagtaacaactttaccattgcgccaaggctctccttttaatataaattaataaataataaatataaattataacccATAATAGAATCATATATTTTTAGTATAATCACTCAATAACACTttcttattaatattttttaattggtACTATTACATAATATTCAATGTTACAGCATGTCAAGTTCCTAACTacattcaaataatttttaaaggaagtAGAGTTTTTGGATGCTTGTGGATTGAGAGAGACTATTGCATTCTCTCTTGATCCACAATAACTTTACTTGATTGTAGTGAGTGAGTGAAAGATGGGAAGATGCCGAGTATAATGAGTGATGGACAGGTCGAGTAAGTGATCCTTATCACATCGTAAATTGAGTTGTGACAAGTAGAAGCAATTTAAGAGGGTGCTAAAGACTCTCCTTCTCATGCGAGTTCTCTAAAAATCAAGCTAGGATTAAAGAATACGTCAGGTTGGTCAAGTTATTCAAAGTCATCTCAATTTTACCAAACCTCAATTCATTTCCATCCATTTTTCCTCTCAATTTGACTAAATTTAATGGATTGCATGAATTTTTTCATCTAACTAATTTATAGCTAATTTCTTTGAATCTCTAGTTTTTTCTAGATTAATTTTTCTGAGATGCTGATTTCTTGGCAACTTTTTTTGAATCAACCATTGCCTATAATGATCCAACGCTGGCCAATCTATTTCGAAATTCGTTAATTTTGCCAACTGGGAATATAGTAAAACAAGTACTATTTGTTTTGCATAAAGATATTTAACCATGTGATATAACCCACTGAATTTATATTCTTATATTTACCTTCTTGCAGAAACATTTGAAGTTGACATTTCAAACACAAAAAGTTTGTTGGACGGAGAGCGTGGGGAGCTGATACGCCAAAGGGACATCATTGTGAGGAAACTTATTGCTCCTTATTTTTAGTTCTAGCCAAGCAATTTAAATTGATTATGGAAATAAGATACTTGCTGTTATATATCCTATAAAATGTAAAAGTTTAACaacattttttatttatcaacCAATAATGAGTTTTGTATAGTCAGATGTTAAGTGCCTTGCTATACCAATATACTATGTTACTCGGATATGAGTATTTAACATGAGTGTGGGTCTGACAGTCATTTCTAAATTTTGTTTACACGTGATCAACAAGGGTATCGAGTACCCATCAAAGTGACAATGTCTTAGTGTCAGGCATGGTGATGAATGAAGAACCAACTATCAAACCTACATGTGCATATAT
This genomic stretch from Zingiber officinale cultivar Zhangliang chromosome 7A, Zo_v1.1, whole genome shotgun sequence harbors:
- the LOC122001424 gene encoding indole-3-glycerol phosphate synthase, chloroplastic-like; its protein translation is MATPAAVGFYFAPFQFRQVKSLSSSDKPSISLHAPLGISPLSLFSISKNPSRRDVSSRCSVDPNTLLEEEDEAEEEAAEKRRELNSTNFPWDTPTPRVEELFDQCGAEKDVEETTLASTSVTAKEEISNSLKFCECQNGKLAEDVAAVQGVKIRRRPPTGPSKHYVGPFEFRLENEGNTPRNILEKIIWDKELEVTKLKERRPLITIMKALENAPPVRDFIGTLKASYEHTGMPALIAEVKKASPSRGVLRENFDPVEVANSYEKNGAACISVLTDEKYFQGSFENLEAIRRAGVKCPLLCKEFIVDAWQIYYARSKGADAILLIAAVLVDLDIKYLTKICRLLGLAALIEVHNESELDRVLGIEGVQLIGINNRNLETFEVDISNTKSLLDGERGELIRQRDIIVVSESGLFTPEDISYVQDAGIKAVLVGESLIKQDDPGGAISGLFGKSISVR